Proteins from one Loktanella sp. M215 genomic window:
- a CDS encoding formate/nitrite transporter family protein produces MSENIEPEIRRAVEENESRRQQKESERREKESNEPDEEEAVREASHLSAKLVYQVVRREGDEELRRPQTSLFWSGIAAGVCISFSVIGEALFKTYLPDSTWLPLLESLGYTFGFLIVIVGRMQLFTENTLTTVLPLFARPSLYNLWCVGRLWGIVLGANVIGCFIAAAFIAFMPTFEPDILASITEISKHATEHGAWIGFAKAVPAGLLIAALVWMLAAGEQENFFIIILMTWLIAAGGFTHIIAGSVEMAFLLMTGELGLMAAIFGFFIPVFLGNVFGGTVVFGLITWGQVREEVKDASDKHAATTKSD; encoded by the coding sequence ATGTCAGAGAACATCGAACCGGAAATAAGACGTGCCGTCGAGGAAAACGAATCCCGCCGACAGCAGAAAGAATCGGAACGCCGGGAAAAGGAAAGCAACGAGCCGGACGAGGAAGAGGCCGTCCGCGAGGCGTCGCATCTGTCCGCCAAGCTGGTCTATCAGGTCGTCCGCCGCGAAGGCGACGAGGAACTGCGCCGCCCGCAGACCTCTCTGTTCTGGTCAGGTATCGCGGCCGGTGTCTGCATCAGCTTTTCCGTCATCGGCGAGGCGCTGTTCAAGACCTATCTGCCCGACAGCACGTGGCTGCCACTGCTGGAAAGCCTTGGCTATACCTTCGGTTTCCTGATCGTCATCGTCGGCCGGATGCAGCTGTTCACCGAGAACACGCTGACGACCGTGCTGCCGCTGTTCGCGCGACCCAGCCTTTACAATCTGTGGTGCGTCGGACGTCTGTGGGGGATCGTGCTGGGCGCCAACGTGATCGGCTGCTTCATCGCGGCGGCCTTCATCGCCTTCATGCCGACGTTCGAACCCGATATTCTGGCCAGCATCACCGAGATCAGTAAACACGCGACCGAACACGGCGCGTGGATCGGCTTTGCCAAGGCGGTGCCCGCCGGTCTGCTGATCGCGGCGCTGGTCTGGATGCTGGCCGCGGGCGAGCAGGAAAACTTCTTCATCATCATCCTGATGACGTGGCTGATCGCCGCTGGCGGCTTTACCCACATCATTGCCGGATCGGTGGAAATGGCGTTCCTGCTGATGACCGGCGAACTGGGACTGATGGCCGCGATCTTCGGCTTCTTTATTCCGGTGTTCCTTGGCAACGTCTTTGGCGGCACGGTCGTCTTTGGCCTGATCACATGGGGTCAGGTCCGTGAAGAGGTGAA
- a CDS encoding branched-chain amino acid aminotransferase, which yields MEGAYDDRDGKIWMDGQLVEWRDAKIHVLTHALHYASSVFEGERCYNGKIFKDREHAERLHFSANCLDFEIPYSVEDLIAAKAETLKANGLTDAYVRAFAWRGAGPDMGVASARNPVRTAIAVWSWGNYYGEAKTKGAKLDIAKWKRPSPETIPHQAKAAGLYMICTMSKHAAEAKGCSDAMMFDYRGYVAEATGANIFFVKDGEVHTPKPDCFLNGLTRQTVVGMLREKGVTVHERHIMPEELEGFQQCWLTGTAAEVTPVGQIGDYNFEVGQLTLDIASDYEKLVRA from the coding sequence ATGGAAGGCGCCTACGACGACCGCGACGGTAAAATCTGGATGGACGGCCAATTGGTCGAGTGGCGCGATGCCAAGATCCATGTCCTGACCCACGCCCTGCACTACGCCTCGTCCGTGTTCGAGGGCGAGCGCTGCTACAACGGCAAAATCTTCAAGGACCGCGAACATGCAGAACGGCTGCACTTCTCGGCCAACTGCCTCGATTTCGAGATCCCCTATTCGGTCGAAGACCTGATCGCGGCCAAAGCCGAGACGTTGAAAGCCAACGGGTTGACGGACGCCTATGTCCGCGCCTTCGCCTGGCGCGGTGCGGGGCCTGACATGGGTGTCGCCTCTGCCCGTAACCCGGTCCGCACGGCAATCGCCGTCTGGTCCTGGGGCAACTACTATGGCGAGGCCAAGACCAAGGGTGCCAAGCTGGACATCGCCAAGTGGAAGCGCCCCTCGCCCGAGACGATCCCGCATCAGGCGAAGGCCGCCGGTCTTTACATGATCTGCACCATGTCCAAGCACGCCGCAGAGGCGAAGGGCTGTTCCGACGCCATGATGTTCGACTATCGCGGCTACGTGGCCGAGGCGACGGGCGCCAATATCTTCTTCGTCAAGGACGGCGAAGTGCACACGCCCAAGCCCGACTGCTTTCTGAACGGGCTGACCCGTCAGACCGTCGTCGGAATGCTGCGCGAAAAGGGCGTTACCGTCCACGAGCGGCACATCATGCCGGAAGAGCTGGAAGGCTTTCAGCAGTGCTGGCTGACCGGCACCGCCGCCGAAGTGACGCCCGTGGGCCAGATCGGCGACTATAACTTCGAAGTCGGTCAACTGACGCTGGATATCGCGTCCGATTACGAAAAGCTGGTCCGCGCCTGA
- a CDS encoding MarR family winged helix-turn-helix transcriptional regulator, whose protein sequence is MNQPQQGPSGQALLFLTDEQLRKGIEAMFFAYRGFTADPDRILEDMAYGRAHHRAIHFIHRSPGTTVNNLLGILGVTKQSLNRVLRTLIADGLVSSTVGHRDKRERHLHLTEKGAALERSLSDSQRERMRSAYRAAGPVAVAGFRQVLEAMMDDEMRHHYKAMVDKPDGR, encoded by the coding sequence ATGAACCAGCCACAACAAGGCCCCTCGGGGCAGGCGCTGCTGTTTCTGACCGACGAGCAGCTGCGCAAGGGCATCGAGGCGATGTTCTTTGCCTACCGCGGCTTCACCGCCGATCCCGACCGGATTCTGGAGGATATGGCCTACGGTCGCGCACACCACCGCGCGATCCATTTCATCCACCGCAGCCCCGGCACCACGGTCAACAACCTGCTGGGAATCCTCGGTGTGACAAAGCAGTCGCTGAACCGTGTGTTGCGCACGCTGATCGCTGACGGTCTTGTATCCAGTACCGTGGGTCACCGCGACAAGCGCGAGCGTCATCTGCATCTGACCGAAAAGGGCGCCGCGTTAGAGCGTAGCCTGTCGGATTCCCAGCGCGAGCGCATGCGCAGTGCCTACCGCGCGGCGGGACCCGTGGCCGTCGCAGGGTTCAGACAGGTGCTGGAGGCGATGATGGACGACGAGATGCGGCATCACTACAAGGCCATGGTGGACAAACCCGATGGCCGCTGA
- a CDS encoding response regulator: protein MAADDAHLLVVDDDERIRTLLRKFLMRSGFLVTTARDAAHARRILAGLEFDLVVLDVMMPGEDGISFCRALRHQSGTPVLLLTARGETEDRIAGLEAGADDYLAKPFEPKELLLRINAILRRAPQAEAKPIPQTVLHLGPVRYDITKGEMRQDEALVRLTATESQLMRIFSARPHEPVSRLELVEELSRSGGQTQERAVDVQITRLRRKIEADPKQPRYLQTVRGSGYMLAPDEA, encoded by the coding sequence ATGGCCGCTGACGACGCGCACCTGCTGGTTGTCGATGACGACGAGCGCATCCGCACGCTTTTGCGCAAGTTTTTGATGCGGTCCGGCTTTCTGGTGACGACGGCCCGCGACGCGGCACACGCGCGGCGCATTCTGGCAGGGCTGGAATTCGATCTGGTCGTGCTGGACGTGATGATGCCGGGCGAGGACGGGATCAGCTTCTGCCGCGCCCTGCGGCACCAGTCCGGCACGCCCGTTCTGCTGCTGACCGCCCGCGGCGAGACCGAAGACCGGATTGCCGGCCTCGAGGCTGGGGCCGATGATTACCTCGCCAAGCCGTTCGAGCCGAAGGAACTGCTGTTGCGGATCAACGCGATCCTGCGTCGCGCCCCGCAGGCCGAGGCGAAGCCGATCCCGCAGACCGTGCTGCACCTTGGTCCTGTCCGCTACGACATCACCAAGGGAGAGATGCGGCAGGACGAGGCGCTGGTGCGGCTGACCGCGACGGAAAGCCAGTTGATGCGCATCTTTTCCGCCCGCCCCCACGAACCCGTCAGCCGGCTGGAGCTGGTCGAGGAACTCAGCCGGTCCGGCGGGCAGACGCAAGAGCGTGCGGTCGATGTCCAGATCACACGCCTGCGCCGCAAGATCGAAGCGGACCCCAAGCAGCCGCGCTATCTGCAGACGGTGCGCGGGTCGGGTTACATGCTGGCGCCTGACGAGGCGTGA
- a CDS encoding histone deacetylase family protein has product MKTALISHPDCLDHVTPPGHPEQVARMDAVLGALQDMDLLRVQAPHAAEDDVLRVHPKSHLDAIRRAAPDSGFVSLDADTHMSPGTLSAVWRGAGGAVRAVDLVLGGDAANAFVAMRPPGHHAERTTAMGFCFFGNVAIAAKHALDHHGLARVAIVDFDVHHGNGTQDLVEDDPRILFCSTHQSPLYPGTGAADETGVADNVINVPLDEGTNGRGFRVAMEGRVLPRVDAFRPELILISAGFDAHRADPLAGLALVEADFAWITEQLCDLADKHCGGRVVSCLEGGYDLTALGASAAAHVNVLRERSHGRDAG; this is encoded by the coding sequence ATGAAAACCGCATTGATTTCTCATCCCGATTGTTTGGATCACGTCACGCCACCGGGGCATCCGGAACAGGTGGCGCGCATGGACGCCGTGCTGGGTGCGTTGCAGGACATGGATCTGCTGCGCGTGCAGGCACCCCATGCGGCCGAGGATGACGTGTTGCGCGTGCATCCGAAGTCGCACCTTGACGCGATCCGCAGGGCCGCGCCGGACAGCGGGTTCGTGTCGCTGGACGCCGATACGCATATGTCGCCGGGCACGCTGTCGGCGGTCTGGCGGGGGGCCGGCGGTGCTGTGCGCGCCGTCGATCTGGTGCTGGGCGGCGACGCGGCCAATGCCTTTGTCGCCATGCGCCCGCCCGGCCATCATGCGGAACGGACCACGGCGATGGGGTTCTGCTTTTTCGGCAATGTCGCCATTGCGGCGAAGCATGCGCTGGATCACCACGGTCTGGCCCGCGTCGCCATCGTCGATTTCGACGTGCACCACGGGAACGGCACGCAGGATCTGGTCGAGGACGATCCCCGTATCCTGTTCTGCTCGACCCACCAGAGCCCGCTTTACCCGGGGACCGGGGCGGCGGATGAAACGGGTGTCGCCGACAATGTCATCAACGTCCCCTTGGACGAAGGCACCAACGGGCGTGGTTTCCGCGTCGCGATGGAGGGGCGGGTGCTGCCGCGCGTCGATGCCTTCAGGCCAGAGCTGATCCTGATTTCCGCAGGATTCGATGCCCACCGCGCCGATCCACTCGCCGGGCTAGCGCTGGTCGAGGCGGATTTTGCGTGGATCACCGAACAGCTTTGTGATCTGGCGGACAAACACTGCGGCGGGCGGGTGGTGTCGTGCCTCGAGGGAGGCTATGACCTGACGGCGCTGGGGGCCTCGGCCGCCGCGCATGTGAACGTGTTGAGGGAGCGCAGCCATGGCAGAGACGCCGGTTGA
- a CDS encoding exodeoxyribonuclease VII small subunit, translated as MAETPVESMTFEDAIRELEQVVGKLERGDVALDDSIALYERGAALKKRCETKLSEAEEKVAKITTGPDGQAAGTAPLDP; from the coding sequence ATGGCAGAGACGCCGGTTGAAAGCATGACATTCGAGGACGCGATCCGCGAGCTGGAGCAAGTCGTGGGCAAGCTGGAACGCGGCGACGTGGCGCTGGACGACAGCATCGCGCTGTACGAGCGCGGTGCCGCGCTGAAGAAGCGCTGCGAGACGAAGCTGAGCGAGGCCGAAGAGAAGGTCGCCAAGATCACGACCGGTCCTGACGGTCAGGCTGCGGGCACGGCACCGCTCGACCCGTGA
- a CDS encoding polyprenyl synthetase family protein, protein MFTNQLALDATTAQRLIEIALTPVPDLPLREAMLYAVRGGKGLRAFLVLEGARLHDVGDRAGHAAAAIEALHAYSLVHDDLPAMDDDDLRRGQPTVHRKWDEATAILVGDALQSLAFELVCTPGSGVTDSARATLALTLAQAAGAQGMVLGQALDIAAESGPPLTLDQITTLQAGKTGALITWACCAGPRIVQADELPLKTYGDALGLAFQIADDILDVTGDATAVGKAVGKDAAAGKATFVSLLGLEGAQRRAVDLVDTACDALDCYGRHADTLKDAARFVIARDK, encoded by the coding sequence ATGTTCACCAATCAGCTGGCGCTGGATGCCACCACGGCGCAGCGGTTGATCGAGATCGCGCTGACGCCGGTCCCCGACCTGCCGTTGCGCGAGGCGATGCTTTACGCCGTGCGCGGTGGCAAGGGGCTGCGCGCGTTTCTGGTTCTGGAAGGCGCGCGTCTGCATGACGTCGGCGACCGGGCGGGCCACGCTGCCGCGGCGATCGAGGCGCTACACGCCTATTCGCTGGTCCACGACGATCTGCCCGCCATGGACGACGACGATCTGCGGCGCGGTCAACCGACGGTGCACCGCAAGTGGGACGAGGCGACGGCGATTCTTGTTGGCGATGCGCTGCAGTCGCTGGCGTTCGAACTGGTCTGCACGCCCGGCTCCGGTGTGACCGACAGTGCGCGGGCGACGCTCGCGCTGACGCTGGCGCAAGCGGCCGGTGCGCAGGGGATGGTGCTGGGACAGGCGCTGGATATCGCGGCCGAAAGCGGCCCGCCGCTGACGCTGGATCAAATTACCACGCTGCAGGCCGGGAAAACGGGTGCGTTGATCACATGGGCCTGCTGTGCGGGTCCCCGGATCGTGCAGGCGGACGAACTGCCGCTGAAAACCTATGGTGATGCGCTGGGGCTGGCGTTCCAGATTGCGGACGACATCCTGGACGTCACCGGGGATGCCACCGCCGTTGGAAAGGCGGTCGGTAAGGATGCGGCGGCCGGCAAGGCGACCTTCGTGTCGCTGCTGGGGCTGGAAGGCGCGCAGCGGCGGGCGGTCGATCTGGTGGACACGGCCTGTGACGCGCTAGATTGCTATGGACGCCACGCCGACACCTTGAAGGATGCCGCGCGTTTCGTGATCGCGCGCGACAAGTGA
- the dxs gene encoding 1-deoxy-D-xylulose-5-phosphate synthase yields MTDRPKTPLLDRVHLPADMKGLSDVQLRRLADELRAETIATVASTGGHLGAGLGVVEITVALHAVFDAPRDKIIWDVSHQSYPHKILTGRRDSIRTLRMKDGLSGFTKRSESAYDPFGAAHSSTSISAALGFATARDLGGDPGDAIAVIGDGALSAGMAYEAMNNAGHLKKRLIVILNDNEMSIAPPVGAMSSYLSRLYAEGPFQDLKAAAKGAVSFLPPPFREGAKRAKDILKHMTVGGTLFEELGFSYVGPIDGHDMDQLLAVLRTVKERATGPILIHAITKKGKGFAPAEGAADRGHARGKFDVLTGEQQKAKSNAPSYTNVFADTLINLASKDDKIVAVTAAMPDGTGLDKFMARYASRCFDVGIAEQHAVTFCAGLAAGGMKPFCALYSTFLQRGYDQVVHDVAIQRLPVRFAIDRAGLVGADGATHAGSFDVAFLANLPGMVVMAAADEAELVRMVVTAAAHDSGPIAFRFPRGEGVGVEIPVDAQPLEIGKGRMIREGKRVAILSFGTRLQEVEQAAEALGARGITPTIADARFAKPLDRDLILQLAADHEALITIEEGAVGGFGSHVAQLLSDAGVFDSGLKFRSMVLPDTFIDQSSPADMYATAGLNASDIEAKVLAVLGVGVIGKRA; encoded by the coding sequence ATGACCGACCGCCCCAAGACGCCGCTGCTGGACCGCGTGCACCTGCCCGCCGACATGAAGGGCCTGTCGGATGTCCAGTTGCGACGCCTTGCGGACGAGTTGCGGGCCGAGACGATTGCGACTGTCGCCAGCACTGGCGGTCATCTGGGGGCCGGTCTGGGGGTCGTCGAAATCACCGTGGCGCTGCACGCCGTGTTCGACGCGCCGCGCGACAAGATCATCTGGGACGTCAGCCACCAATCCTATCCGCACAAGATCCTGACGGGACGCCGCGACAGTATCCGCACCCTGCGGATGAAGGACGGGTTGTCGGGTTTCACCAAGCGCAGCGAAAGCGCCTATGATCCCTTCGGTGCCGCACATTCAAGCACCTCGATCTCCGCAGCCCTCGGGTTTGCCACGGCCCGCGATCTGGGCGGCGATCCGGGCGACGCGATTGCCGTGATCGGCGACGGCGCATTGTCGGCCGGCATGGCTTACGAGGCGATGAACAATGCCGGCCACCTGAAAAAGCGGTTGATCGTGATCCTGAACGACAACGAGATGTCGATTGCCCCCCCCGTGGGTGCGATGTCATCCTATCTGTCGCGTCTCTATGCCGAGGGTCCGTTTCAGGATCTGAAGGCGGCGGCCAAGGGTGCCGTGTCGTTCCTGCCGCCGCCCTTCCGCGAGGGCGCGAAGCGCGCCAAGGATATCCTCAAGCACATGACCGTCGGCGGCACCCTGTTCGAAGAGCTGGGCTTTTCCTATGTCGGTCCCATCGACGGACACGACATGGATCAGTTGCTGGCGGTGCTTCGCACGGTCAAGGAACGGGCGACCGGCCCGATCCTGATCCACGCCATCACGAAAAAGGGCAAGGGCTTTGCCCCCGCCGAAGGGGCCGCCGACCGGGGCCACGCCCGCGGCAAATTCGACGTCCTGACCGGAGAGCAGCAGAAAGCGAAAAGTAACGCGCCGTCCTATACCAACGTCTTTGCCGATACTTTGATCAATTTGGCATCGAAAGACGACAAGATCGTTGCGGTCACGGCCGCGATGCCCGACGGCACTGGCCTTGATAAGTTCATGGCACGCTACGCCAGCCGCTGCTTTGACGTCGGGATCGCCGAACAGCATGCGGTGACGTTCTGCGCGGGCCTCGCCGCGGGCGGGATGAAACCGTTCTGCGCGCTTTATTCCACTTTTCTGCAGCGCGGTTATGATCAGGTCGTCCACGACGTCGCGATCCAACGCCTGCCGGTCCGCTTCGCGATCGACCGTGCGGGTCTGGTCGGCGCGGACGGTGCCACGCACGCCGGGTCCTTCGACGTCGCCTTTCTGGCGAACCTGCCCGGCATGGTCGTCATGGCCGCGGCGGACGAGGCGGAACTGGTCCGCATGGTCGTCACCGCCGCCGCCCACGACAGCGGCCCCATCGCGTTTCGCTTTCCCCGCGGCGAAGGTGTGGGGGTCGAGATTCCCGTCGATGCGCAGCCACTCGAAATCGGCAAAGGTCGCATGATTCGCGAGGGCAAGCGGGTCGCCATCTTGTCCTTCGGCACCCGCCTGCAAGAGGTCGAGCAGGCCGCCGAGGCGCTGGGCGCGCGGGGCATCACACCGACCATCGCCGACGCCCGTTTCGCCAAGCCGCTGGATCGCGACCTGATCCTGCAGCTGGCCGCCGACCACGAGGCGCTGATCACCATCGAGGAAGGCGCCGTCGGCGGCTTTGGCAGTCACGTGGCGCAGTTGCTGTCTGACGCAGGCGTCTTCGACAGCGGCCTGAAATTCCGCTCGATGGTCTTGCCAGACACCTTCATCGACCAGTCCAGCCCGGCGGACATGTATGCGACGGCGGGTCTGAACGCCTCTGATATCGAGGCGAAGGTGCTGGCCGTGTTGGGCGTCGGCGTGATCGGCAAGCGCGCCTAG
- a CDS encoding ion transporter, translating into MTLRTTLAHLLDRPAVTRSIVAIIVLNAILLGLETSDAIMAAAGPLIIALDTACLAVFVVEIAAKLYVQRGAFFRNGWNVFDFLVVGIALVPAGKGLSVLRALRVLRALRVISAAPALRRVVEGFVSALPGMASVFLLMGIIFYIASVMATQLFGAAFPEWFGTLAHSAYSLFQIMTLESWSMGIVRPVMEQFPYAWAFFIPFILITTFAVVNLLVGLIVNAMQDAHAEEGNAATETYRDEVMARLIAIERRLEDRAPPTGARNSES; encoded by the coding sequence ATGACCCTGCGCACCACCCTTGCCCACCTGCTGGACCGCCCCGCCGTGACCCGCAGCATCGTCGCGATCATCGTGTTGAACGCCATCCTGCTGGGGTTGGAAACGTCGGATGCCATCATGGCCGCGGCGGGGCCTTTGATCATTGCGCTGGACACCGCCTGCCTTGCCGTCTTCGTGGTCGAGATCGCGGCCAAGCTTTACGTTCAGCGCGGCGCGTTCTTTCGCAACGGCTGGAACGTCTTCGACTTTCTGGTGGTCGGCATCGCTCTGGTGCCTGCTGGCAAGGGTCTATCGGTGTTGCGCGCCCTACGAGTCCTGCGGGCGCTGCGGGTCATCTCGGCGGCGCCGGCCCTGCGCCGTGTCGTCGAAGGCTTCGTCAGCGCCCTGCCCGGTATGGCGTCGGTCTTTCTGCTGATGGGCATCATCTTCTACATTGCATCCGTCATGGCGACACAGCTGTTCGGCGCGGCGTTTCCGGAGTGGTTCGGCACGCTGGCCCATTCGGCCTATTCGCTGTTCCAGATCATGACGCTGGAAAGCTGGTCGATGGGCATCGTGCGCCCGGTGATGGAGCAATTCCCCTACGCCTGGGCCTTCTTTATCCCGTTCATCCTGATCACGACCTTCGCAGTGGTGAACCTTCTCGTCGGTCTGATCGTGAACGCCATGCAGGACGCCCATGCCGAAGAAGGCAATGCCGCCACGGAAACCTACCGTGACGAGGTGATGGCCCGGCTGATCGCCATCGAGCGCCGTCTGGAAGACCGCGCACCCCCGACCGGCGCGCGCAATTCGGAATCCTAG